ACCTTGTACTCCAGGATGGGCATAGGTGGAGGGAGGCGGGCAAGACCCTTTAGGATATGAATCCTTGCGTTTCATAGTTTACCCCCAAATCTGCCCCAGCTTATTAAGAAGCGAGAAAAAGGACCGGAAGAGTAAAAAGTCTATTGGTGCAGTGGAGTAAGCAGACCTCACACACCTCCAAGCCGTGGTTCCCAACCTCGGCTGTACAGTGGAATTACTGGGAGAGCCTTTAGAACTCCCAGGTGCAGGTCATAACCCCAGTCCAGGAAATCCCAGTCCCTGGGGATGAGGGACCCACCCCCTCATCCGTAGTCGTTGAATTTTCCCGGGTGGTTCCAACTTGCAGTCAAGTTTGGAAACACTCCCGTAGGTCCTGGGTCCCTGTTACGGGCTTCAGTTAACTAAaatctgtggaatgaatgaatgaatgaatgaatgaatgaatgaatttataacTATGAGCCTTCACACCCTCAGCAAAGGCTGGTGCCCCTCCCCGGGACCCCAGGAGGTGGCCTTGCTACCCAGTCCCATTCTATCCTCCCTATAAAATTAAAGAGGAGTTTGGAAATTCTCCTTTATTTCCCCAGGAATGGTTTTTAGTTTTTACAGCTAGATATTTAATGTCCCTAAAAAGGAAAGTctagcggcgcctgggtggctcagtcggtggggcatctgcctccggctcaggtcatgaccctgatCCATGATCatgactgagccccacgtcaggctccctgctcagcggggagcctgctctcggCTCTGCCGGCcgctgccctgcttgtgctctctctctctcactctgtcaaataaataaaatatattttttaaaaggagtctagaaatataaactatttttcaaataaaattcttttcccAGCTCATTTGAAACGTCACCTATATCCTGGAAGGCTGCCCGCCGGATTCCGGGGACGCACgcacccctgccctcccagggGGCACACCCTACGGGAAGACGGGCAGTGAGCACCTACACGAAATTTGTGATTTCTGAAGAAATTTGTGATTTCTGAAGTGTGTGGGCAGCACTTCAATCGAAAAAGATGGGATTCTGGAAAAAAGAGGAGGGACCTCTTTGGGCGGAAGGGTGCGGACGACATCCTCTGTCTCGGCAGGGAGGACAGATTCCAACCTTGGCCCTGGGGGAGCTTCAGGAAGACCAGGACCACATCTGCCCTATGCACACCCAcaccccttccttcctacctcctGCTCTGGTGACCGGCTCTTCCGCCAGCCCCGCCCCGGAGGGTCCGCCTGTAGCACTCGGTGAGCCGCCTTAGCTTCTGCTCCAGCTGCTCGGCAACCATCCTCAGCTCCTCGGCGGTCTCTGCCCTGGCCCCGTCCTCCAGGTGCTTCCAGCTCTCCAGGAGGCTCTTCACGTCGTGTATGAGTAGGAAGCCAGCCCCAACAGCCCCCAGCAGCCGCGCACCTCTGCTCATGGTCAGAGCGGAGGTTTCAAGGGCTGCCTGCTGCCCTCCCGCCCTCCAGAAGGGGACACGGCCTGTGCCTATGAAATTATTGACCTTAGCCATGAAGCCAGAGTTGGCTTTGGCCATCTGGTAGGCCCGAAGTCCCTTGACGTGCCGAATGGCTTTGACACACCTATCGACGCAGGCCAAAGTAGGACCGATTTGGGGAAAGTTTATTCCTTCCAGAACGTTGTACACTGCGCTGTCTTCCATCGGTATCACCTCGCTGGCTCTCTCTCGGGCTGTCGagttatttttgctttctaaGACACTTGTCAACATGCTGGTGGCAGCCGCTGCCAcccccaggcccagcccagccGTTGAGAGCATCAGACTGGCCCCTCCTGTCACGGGGGACAGGGCCAAACCCAGGAGGCTCAAGACTCCAGAGATAGTGCCCGAGGAGCTGGCCACCAGGTTGGTCTTGGTGAGCATCTTATGGGTGGCGTCCACTTGGTCTGCGATGGCGTGAAGCTCCTTGATGctcttttccagcttctgcttCTGCAGGGGAAAGCATAAGAGAAACAGCTTCTCCTCCTGCGAGAGGTCTCCCGGCAGGGACACTTCCCTCCATCGGATCATCTCTTCCATCAGGATGTGGTACAGCATGTTTGCCTCATCCCTGTGGACAGCCCAAGTCACAGaattatttctccagctctgggATGGGCTCCCCAATAAAGCTAAAACTTTTAGGTCATCCGAGTTCTCTCACGCATTCAGGGAGCAGTGTCCTGGGCATGAGGCATCGAGACACAGGGTTCCTCTCTAGAGGATCACCTGGGGCGGGGGGTGACCCGCATGTTTACAGTGGAACAAAGTCGAAGCCATTGCTCTGTGCGTCCAGACTGGCTTGCTGGTCCACGCACCCACAAACAACTCTCGTCTGGCTGTCCAGGGGACTAATGACCACTGTGATGAGTACATCAAACGCTGAGAGCACCAATGACTTTTGTTATCTTCTCTTAATGACTATAGATATGCACACGTGTGTAATTTATACATCTAGAACAGCTCGTGAGCAAGGCTATCCAGGGAAATGAGAGTCCTGACAACCTTTAGAGGAGAGGgcttggttttctgtttttttccgtCAAAAAGGGATCTACCTGGAAGACGTGGTTGCTTCTGGGGAAGAGAGCTGGGGAGTAGGGAACGGCTTGGGGGAGACTTTACTTTTGACTGCCCTTCtcctttgaagttttttttatcACGTACATGTACTAGAACTAACTCcgaaaattaacaaaatgacactt
This DNA window, taken from Meles meles chromosome 7, mMelMel3.1 paternal haplotype, whole genome shotgun sequence, encodes the following:
- the APOL5 gene encoding apolipoprotein L5 isoform X2, yielding MEERKRLLGPSLYFHFLGGEAASLLAQDPFSPVVRGAPGSGQSTLPTASPGIFPGSPFCQSIIEGFLEKMTKEEVCYILFHPEAWEAMVARSGLDRDEANMLYHILMEEMIRWREVSLPGDLSQEEKLFLLCFPLQKQKLEKSIKELHAIADQVDATHKMLTKTNLVASSSGTISGVLSLLGLALSPVTGGASLMLSTAGLGLGVAAAATSMLTSVLESKNNSTARERASEVIPMEDSAVYNVLEGINFPQIGPTLACVDRCVKAIRHVKGLRAYQMAKANSGFMAKVNNFIGTGRVPFWRAGGQQAALETSALTMSRGARLLGAVGAGFLLIHDVKSLLESWKHLEDGARAETAEELRMVAEQLEQKLRRLTECYRRTLRGGAGGRAGHQSRSIADLAARDTQSPRVGSESSTSASPSMSRCPRKPSRRFQLEHREVDQSPVRLAKTGANQEEFLQLCRRDQERMKVISVRTHREMSPHSSHLYF
- the APOL5 gene encoding apolipoprotein L5 isoform X1, yielding MGTRGRSSEWADRGAGEPELIPWAHTRRSLRGEAASLLAQDPFSPVVRGAPGSGQSTLPTASPGIFPGSPFCQSIIEGFLEKMTKEEVCYILFHPEAWEAMVARSGLDRDEANMLYHILMEEMIRWREVSLPGDLSQEEKLFLLCFPLQKQKLEKSIKELHAIADQVDATHKMLTKTNLVASSSGTISGVLSLLGLALSPVTGGASLMLSTAGLGLGVAAAATSMLTSVLESKNNSTARERASEVIPMEDSAVYNVLEGINFPQIGPTLACVDRCVKAIRHVKGLRAYQMAKANSGFMAKVNNFIGTGRVPFWRAGGQQAALETSALTMSRGARLLGAVGAGFLLIHDVKSLLESWKHLEDGARAETAEELRMVAEQLEQKLRRLTECYRRTLRGGAGGRAGHQSRSIADLAARDTQSPRVGSESSTSASPSMSRCPRKPSRRFQLEHREVDQSPVRLAKTGANQEEFLQLCRRDQERMKVISVRTHREMSPHSSHLYF